The genomic segment GGCGCGTTGGGCGTGGCGGGTTATTGAATCGGGTCTGGCGGTGGTGGGAATTAGCGCGGCGCTAATCGGCGTCAGTTCTGGTTTTGAGACTCTCGCCCGCACCGGTATGCCAACGCCTATCGGCTTGGGGGTCTTGGTCAGCGGTATGGCGCTCATGGCATGGGCAGTTATAGGAATAATTCCCCGTGACTGAGCTACACAGACCCCCCATCACCATTGTTCGCAACCCACTGAAACGCACCGTTGATAGTGTCCTTTCTGGGATTGGGTTGGTTGTGCTTGCGCCATTTATGCTCGTCATTGGCGTCGTCATTATGCGCGGGTCGCCGGGCGGCATGTTCTATTCCCAAATGCGTGTGGGACGGGCGGGCGTCCTTTTTCGTTGTTACAAATTTCGCACGATGGTCGCTGGTGCAGATAAACTCGGCGGCTCGATCACGATTAAAAATGACAGCCGGATCACTCGGATTGGTCAATTTCTCCGCCGCACAAAACTTGATGAACTCCCGCAGTTGTGGAATGTCCTTCGGGGGGAAATGAGTTTGGTTGGCTCACGCCCAGAAGTGCCGTCTGTTGTCGCCCATTACACGGCGGAACAATGGCATGTTTTCGCCATCCGTCCGGGGATCACCAGCCTTGCCACCCTTCACCTGCGGGATGAGGAAGCCATGCTCGCTCTAGCCAAAGACCCCGACACTGCCTATGAGACGGAATTCGTCCCCTTAAAAATCCGCTTGGCAATGACCCATGTGTATCGCAACTCGGTGATCTATGACACCTACATCTTGCTGCTGACCGTCTGGGCAGTGATCTTCCGGTTTTTACCGGTCAAAGAACACCCAGAGGTTGCCCACCTGCGCGACCGGTTGATGCGCGGGGAGGTCTAGCGCGGGCGAGGGATTTTGTCGGGGCGACCCTGTGTGGTCGCCCGCACTACTCAAGGTTGAAGGGGCTTGGTTGCGTAGATTTCTGCCTCAAAGCGGATCGTGCTGCTCATGATCGCCGTTGGGACATGAATATCCCACAAACCTAAGTCCAGCGAGACTGTTCCCCTTGCTGAGAGGACGCCATCCTTCAGCATCAGCCGGACAGGGAGTTCCACCTGCCGCGTTTTTTTCACCAATTCCAGCGTTCCAGAGATGACGACCTCAACGCCGTCTTTTTCGAGCGCCTCTAAGGTAACTAGAGTCGTCGCATCGCCAATAAAATCGGCGTAAGGGTTGGCGTCAATCTCCAAAACCTGCCGAAGCGTCGAGAGCAGCAGCCCGTTGACGGCTGTTGCTGTGTTCCCATCAATTTGAATGGCAACCTTCACGCGGTAACCCACCCCTTCCGGCACAAGCAGCACGTCCCACCCAGAGAGTTTGAAGATCCCGGGCAATTGGGCAATTCCCAAAATGCCCTGCCCCGATGCCGTATACCGGAACACCGATTGGATGGTATCCACAACAAAACGGGGTGTCTCTGGAACGAGAGTCACATCCGCCGTCGGGGTGAAGGTGAGTTGGAAGGTGGGAGGCGGTGCGCAGCAGATCAGCACTGTTCGGGCAATGCCCAGCCCAACAGCGCTCAGTACGACAAAGGCGAATACTAAGAACAGACGACGACGGCGTATAAAGCCTCCCACAGGGTTCCCCCTTCCCCACCTCAAGGGGTCAGTAATGTCACTTCTGTTCCATGTGGTAGATGTGGGCGGAGTTCGGCGCAAGGTCAACGCCTATGCCTGCCGTCAGCATATCATCGCCGCTGACCACTTTTGTATGATTGTCATCGAGGGCATCTGAAAGATGCCACTGCCCCGACCCTCTGAAACTGGGTTGAGGAAGCATCACCCGCGCCCGCACAGCATGATCGGCACGGTTTACCACAATCAAGCGCCAATGCTCTTGGTATGCCCACGCATAAGCGATTACCGCCCCATGCACCACTGACTCGGACTCATTGGGGTTGGGATGCGCCGCCAAAAGCATGAACACCCCATCATGATAGATGGGATGGTTCACTTCTGCCAATAGGCTGCGGTACATGTCACGCAGCCATGCTTCAAGGGGTTCGTCAGGGGCGCGTCCTAATTGGACGGGGAGCTTCACCCGCCGCCCTTCTAACTGCCCCTCGTAGATCAACTTCATACCGGGCAAGGTCAGCGTTAGCACGGCAGCGGCGGCGATGCGTTTTTCGCCAAATGCCGTTAGCGCACGTGGTTCGTCGTGATTTTCTAGGAAGCGCACCATCCGCGCTTGATACTTGTAACTTGCCATGAGGTGATCGCGCACGAGGGCTGTCCCCTCATGAAGCAGCCGATCATAAAGGCGTTTGTCATAGGTGTAATCGAAGCCAAGCCGTTGCAGTTCATGCTCCATATCCCAATAGACTTCCGCCATAAAGAGGAAGTTCGGGAAGGCGGTTTTGACCGCTGGAATGACCTCCCGCCAGAATTCATTCTGGTGGTGATCGTTCAGCCCCCAGGTCATGGCGAAGATGCGGTTGACAAGCAGCATCGCCATATCACAGCGCACGCCGTCACATTGTTTGGCAATCTCAATGAGCGCCTCGCGGGTGACGGCGCGTCCGGCGGGCGAGAAGGCATTCACTTGGGCGGTATCCCCCCAGGGTGGAAAGTAGGGGTCGCGCCCATGGGCAACAATGCGCCCACTGCGGGCGCGGTAGAAATGTCCCGGCGACTCCAACATATCCTCATCTGTGCCGCCCAAGAGAGCATCGGGATGGTCGTGAATCCAGTGATGGTCATTTGCCACATGGTTTGGCACATAATCGAGGATCAGCGCCATTCCCCGCCGCCGCAGCGCCTCTCGGAAGGCGGCTAAGCCATCCCGCCCGCCAATGCGCGAATCAACGGCATAGCGGTGAATGGCATAAGGAGAGCCAATAATATCGTCTTCGGTAAAACCGGGCAGGGCGTGTGCATAGTCGTTGCGTAGCCCTTCGTGGCTGCGAGCAATGTCGCGTGCGTCGGGGCTGCGCTCCCAGATGCCCATCAGCCAGACGACATCGAAATGATCAGCGGCGATAGTGTCGAGTACTTCGTCGGGAACGTTGTGTAGAGTGATTCCCCTCCCGTAGCGGTGGGAGAGCGTATTGAGCCAGGCAAAGGTGTTGATTTCGTAAAGTAGGGGATGGTTGCGCATCCGTGATGAACCCCCTTCGGAGGGCGTGAAACGTTTAATGATGTCCGCCATTATCGCCAAAGGTGCGATTTTCCGCCAACCCCTCTAAGCACGTTACTCTAAGTTATGTTGGGGTTTCCTCTTTACCCTTGTGTAGCAGGGAAAGGAGGGTGAGGGCGACCACACGAGTGCGGGGTGGCGCGAATTCGTTCCCCCTCTCCACACGAGGAGGGGGTGAGGTGTATTCAAGCCCCAAAGGGGCAGTCAATCCTAGCCCGCTGCTTTAGCGACGGGCGCTCCCATGCGGTGGAATTATGGGGGCGACTACATGAGGGTGGTGGCTACGGCGCAGCACGGGGCGGTCCACCCTCGCCCAAGCCCGGCGTCGGCAGCAGTTCGTAAGGGAGACTCCAAAAATCGGGGAACGGGGCGTAAGGAAGGTTGTAGTATGCCTCAATGACACGGCGGACAATTGGGGCGGCGGTTTCCGACCCCTCGCGACTGGTGAGGACGAGCGCTGCCACCGCAATATCGGGCGTTTCGCCCGGGATGCCCGCAAACGCCGCAAACCACCCATGTGGATAAGGCGATCCGCTCTGCGCTGTTCCCGTCTTTCCGCAGACCTGTACCTTCGTCTGGTCAAAATTGACAAAGACCCACTGCGCCGTGCCAAATTCTTTGTTGGTCGTCACATTGCAGAGCGCGACGCGAATCCCATCGATGACCTCTGGGGAGATGTCTTTGAGCGTCGGGTCGGGCGGGTTTGCCGTGTAAAACGGGGCTTCTCCCGCGTTGCCAATGGATTTTATAAGGTGCGGTGTATAGAGTTTTTCCCCGTTGGCGACGAGCATGAGCATCCGTGCCACTTGCAGCACGGTTACTTGAAGATCGCCCTGCCCAATGATGATATTTAGGCAGTCGCCCGTCCCCCACCGTTTCCCACTGCGGGTAAACTGACTGTCGGGATCAGGGATGTACCCTTCTTGCTCAATGAGCGCCTCGATTCCGGTGCGAATCCCTAATCCCATATCGTTGGCATAGCGGCGAATGAGCCGCGCATCTTTCTCGCAGATTCGCGCCCCAACCGTCCAGAAATACACATCACAGGAGGAGGTCAGCCCTTGTTTCAGGTTGATTCGCCCATGATAGTTTGGGTTACGGTTTGGCTCAAGGTAAATCCAGTCTGTACGGGTGAAATCTTCATCGCTGCTGCGGTAGGTCCCGCGACAATCGACAATCTCATTGAGATCAAACAAACCCGACCCCGCCGCTGCTGCGGTGGAGGCGATTTTCATCACCGAGCCGAGAAAGTAGGTTTCCTCAGTGGCATGGTTCACCGTTGCCCGATTTTTTA from the Anaerolineales bacterium genome contains:
- a CDS encoding YceI family protein — encoded protein: MGGFIRRRRLFLVFAFVVLSAVGLGIARTVLICCAPPPTFQLTFTPTADVTLVPETPRFVVDTIQSVFRYTASGQGILGIAQLPGIFKLSGWDVLLVPEGVGYRVKVAIQIDGNTATAVNGLLLSTLRQVLEIDANPYADFIGDATTLVTLEALEKDGVEVVISGTLELVKKTRQVELPVRLMLKDGVLSARGTVSLDLGLWDIHVPTAIMSSTIRFEAEIYATKPLQP
- a CDS encoding alpha-amylase codes for the protein MRNHPLLYEINTFAWLNTLSHRYGRGITLHNVPDEVLDTIAADHFDVVWLMGIWERSPDARDIARSHEGLRNDYAHALPGFTEDDIIGSPYAIHRYAVDSRIGGRDGLAAFREALRRRGMALILDYVPNHVANDHHWIHDHPDALLGGTDEDMLESPGHFYRARSGRIVAHGRDPYFPPWGDTAQVNAFSPAGRAVTREALIEIAKQCDGVRCDMAMLLVNRIFAMTWGLNDHHQNEFWREVIPAVKTAFPNFLFMAEVYWDMEHELQRLGFDYTYDKRLYDRLLHEGTALVRDHLMASYKYQARMVRFLENHDEPRALTAFGEKRIAAAAVLTLTLPGMKLIYEGQLEGRRVKLPVQLGRAPDEPLEAWLRDMYRSLLAEVNHPIYHDGVFMLLAAHPNPNESESVVHGAVIAYAWAYQEHWRLIVVNRADHAVRARVMLPQPSFRGSGQWHLSDALDDNHTKVVSGDDMLTAGIGVDLAPNSAHIYHMEQK
- a CDS encoding sugar transferase, which encodes MTELHRPPITIVRNPLKRTVDSVLSGIGLVVLAPFMLVIGVVIMRGSPGGMFYSQMRVGRAGVLFRCYKFRTMVAGADKLGGSITIKNDSRITRIGQFLRRTKLDELPQLWNVLRGEMSLVGSRPEVPSVVAHYTAEQWHVFAIRPGITSLATLHLRDEEAMLALAKDPDTAYETEFVPLKIRLAMTHVYRNSVIYDTYILLLTVWAVIFRFLPVKEHPEVAHLRDRLMRGEV